The Drosophila innubila isolate TH190305 chromosome 3R unlocalized genomic scaffold, UK_Dinn_1.0 2_E_3R, whole genome shotgun sequence genome has a segment encoding these proteins:
- the LOC117789686 gene encoding putative tyrosine-protein kinase Wsck: MKCGHRPIASWHPASISLLAMCLLQSCCCVSMQELPETRMGMGMKVELQLEEPVYYYVGCFTARTDLLKESLYAKAPQACIEICEHQGHRYAVLAAEKCFCANQLEPQEKQDEQLCHTRCLANKAQYCGGVGVHSYYSTTLLKQPAPHHLRVVNTTENSLSLAWDAYESTKMLLAGGADPLAPHTPQIANIRIKCQVVDTYSTLPTFQQPEFIVQSTETRFELTDLQPATLYNVSVIAICDLPQREQKECGIATLMARTEVGLPSPAPMQPRILSRTDNTITVELSPVHNNNGPVSHLLIIVEFVDDSLSRPFDAQLLGSWQQSQQNSVPFYIAAELDYDRPEDNRQRHFVIGDGKRYGRYRNVPLEPLSGDQQKEKEVHVHISLGVVSTLQNITKTLYTRSNHEQHASSLDDFSYATFDKGQSSVVALAVTCVIFGSCLLLSLITYFYLRYKTCHSRGLSVRGRNAHEMTQQTPIIERENNGYLMEDELPPTLESFKKRLQTMVEGLERLPRNALRLNANDVIGEGRYGEIITGRLISGEVVKDCALHVLALDDLSAPTQAQLLRELRQLKQLQRHELILEFYGISASADWFYLVFELQRVSLKRRLIESRLATPAARLTTLTEQLVLQWMYELSSAMSYLGSCQVIHRQLSGYSVYVSADSKLKLCVLGPLHYVNDNGQQLDLCRWLAPEVLRHQHHTTAKSDVWSFACVAWECCALGGTPYANVASSQQLLEALRAGVRPAQPAYVYGDLYQLLLNCWQLEPSERIGFEDVAFGVRQLMTSPRHALCFDRSTSDTLETLPLYLPMLETQI, encoded by the exons ATGAAGTGTGGACACCGCCCAATTGCCAGCTGGCATCCCGCATCAATTTCCCTGCTGGCCATGTGTCTGCtgcaaagttgttgttgtgtatcCATGCAGGAACTGCCAGAGACTCGGATGGGGATGGGAATGAAGGTGGAGTTGCAGTTGGAGGAGcctgtttattattatgtagGCTGTTTTACGGCTCGAACGGATCTGCTTAAGGAATCGCTGTACGCCAAGGCGCCTCAAGCCTGCATCGAGATCTGTGAGCACCAAGGACACAGATACGCGGTGCTGGCGGCGGAGAAATGCTTTTGTGCCAATCAACTGGAGCCGCAGGAGAAGCAGGACGAGCAACTGTGTCACACCCGCTGTCTGGCGAACAAGGCACAGTATTGTGGAGGCGTTGGTGTCCACTCGTACTACTCTACTACGCTGCTGAAGCAACCGGCGCCACATCATCTGCGGGTGGTCAACACCACAGAGAACAGCCTAAGCCTCGCCTGGGATGCCTATGAGTCCACCAAAATGCTGTTGGCCGGCGGTGCAGATCCTCTGGCACCGCACACACCGCAAATTGCCAACATTCGCATCAAGTGTCAAGTGGTGGACACCTATTCCACATTGCCCACATTCCAGCAGCCCGAATTCATAGTGCAAAGCACGGAGACACGTTTCGAGCTCACCGATCTCCAGCCGGCGACTCTCTACAATGTCAGCGTTATCGCCATTTGCGATCTGCCACAGCGGGAGCAGAAGGAATGTGGCATTGCCACACTGATGGCCAGAACCGAGGTGGGTCTGCCCAGTCCAGCTCCCATGCAGCCCAGGATTCTCTCACGCACGGATAACACCATAACCGTGGAGTTGTCCCCtgtgcacaacaacaatggaccCGTCTCCCACTTGCTCATCATTGTCGAGTTCGTGGATGACTCGCTGAGTCGACCCTTCGATGCACAGCTGCTGGGCAGCTGGCAGCAATCCCAACAGAATAGCGTTCCCTTTTACATTGCCGCCGAGCTGGACTACGATCGACCGGAGGACAATCGCCAGAGGCACTTTGTCATCGGCGATGGCAAACGATATGGCAGATACCGCAATGTGCCGTTGGAGCCACTATCTGGAGATCAacagaaggagaaggaggtcCATGTGCACATCAGCTTGGGCGTG GTGAGCACACTGCAGAACATTACAAAGACGCTGTACACGAGAAGCAATCATGAGCAACATGCCAGTTCCCTGGACGACTTTAGTTATGCCACATTCGACAAGGGACAATCTTCGGTGGTGGCCTTGGCTGTCACCTGTGTGATCTTTGGAAGCTGCCTGCTGCTCAGCCTCATCACCTACTTCTATCTGCGCTACAAGACCTGCCACAGTCGAGGCTTGTCTGTCCGTGGACGCAATGCCCACGAGATGACGCAACAGACGCCGATCATTGAGCGGGAGAACAATGGTTATCTAATGGAGGATGAGCTGCCTCCCACGCTGGAGAGTTTTAAGAAGCGGTTGCAGACAATGGTTGAGGGATTGGAACGATTGCCTCGCAATGCATTACGTTTGAATGCCAACGATGTGATTGGAGAGGGACGCTATGGTGAGATTATCACGGGCAGACTCATCTCAGGGGAAGTCGTCAAGGATTGCGCCCTCCATGTGCTTGCCCTGGACGATCTAAGTGCTCCGACGCAGGCTCAACTATTGCGAGAGCTGCGACAATTGAAGCAATTGCAACGACATGAATTAATCCTGGAGTTCTATGGGATTTCGGCCAGTGCTGATTGGTTCTATCTCGTCTTTGAGCTGCAACGCGTCAGTCTGAAGCGACGACTGATCGAGAGTCGTCTGGCAACGCCGGCTGCACGTCTGACCACGCTCACGGAGCAACTGGTGCTCCAGTGGATGTACGAGCTGTCCAGTGCCATGTCGTATCTGGGTAGCTGTCAGGTGATCCATCGCCAACTGTCCGGCTACAGTGTCTATGTGAGCGCCGACTCCAAGTTGAAGCTGTGCGTCCTTGGACCATTGCACTATGTGAATGACAATGGCCAGCAGCTGGATCTTTGCCGCTGGCTGGCGCCGGAAGTGTTGCGTCATCAGCATCATACCACGGCCAAGTCGGATGTGTGGTCCTTTGCCTGCGTCGCCTGGGAGTGTTGTGCTCTGGGCGGAACGCCCTATGCGAATGTCGCCAGTAGCCAGCAGCTACTCGAGGCTCTTCGTGCTGGTGTGCGTCCCGCTCAGCCCGCCTATGTCTATGGCGATCTTTACCAGCTGCTCCTCAACTGCTGGCAGCTGGAGCCCAGCGAACGCATTGGCTTCGAGGATGTGGCCTTTGGTGTCCGACAACTGATGACTTCGCCTCGACACGCCCTGTGCTTTGATCGCTCCACATCCGACACTCTGGAGACGCTGCCATTGTATCTACCAATGCTCGAGACGCAGATTTAA